A section of the Bryobacteraceae bacterium genome encodes:
- a CDS encoding glycosyl transferase, translated as MSTAVQSLSAPALPPASVTLRKIAVVGNYLPRQCGIATFTTHLCEALAGVAPDLTVIAIPVNDRPEGYEYPQRVRFELEQNEIASYLCATDFLNINNVDLVCVQHEYGIFGGPAGSHILAMLRELRMPVVTTLHTVLKQPDENQRRVLEEIAQLSDRIVVMTRRGVEFARDIYGIPEEKIDLIPHGIPDMPFVDPNFHKDQFGLQGRTVLLTFGLLSPNKGIEYVIRALPEVLSRYPNVVYVVLGATHPHVRLHHGESYRYSLERLARQLGVEDNVVFHNRFVSQEELLDFIGAADIYITPYLNPAQITSGTLAYSAGAGKAVISTPYWHAEELLADGRGVLVPFADPHAVAAAVLRLLDNEAERHAMRKRAYLACRDMIWPNVAAMYLRTFERAREDRSRRPRPAFTAVTLRQRAVELPSPNHAHLRTLTGPAGIFQHAIHTVPNYAEGYTTDDNARALILSVLLERRGTEWPYAPRYLSFLHHAFNRETGRFHNRMSFDHRWLDEVGSEDCHGRAVWALGVVLGSSRREGLRGAAGQLLEPALHAVEKFTSPRAWAYVLLGLNEYLRRFPGDRAAQALREELAARLMRLYEAVRTPDWLWFEDIVAYCNARLSQALIVTGRSLERKDWLDAGLESLEWLVRVQTDEAGHLVPVGSNGFWRRGQERARFDQQPVEAHCMVSACLDAWRATGEEKWRAEARRAFDWFLGRNDLGLPLYDAATGGCRDGLHPDRVNLNEGAESTLSFHFALEEMHQAGDLIGN; from the coding sequence ATGTCTACCGCCGTTCAGAGCCTTTCCGCACCGGCGCTGCCGCCGGCTTCCGTGACCCTGCGCAAGATCGCGGTGGTGGGCAACTATCTGCCACGGCAATGCGGCATCGCCACCTTCACCACGCACCTCTGCGAGGCGCTGGCCGGCGTGGCCCCCGACCTGACGGTGATCGCCATCCCGGTGAACGACCGCCCCGAGGGCTACGAATATCCGCAGCGGGTGCGCTTCGAGCTGGAGCAGAACGAGATCGCGTCCTATCTTTGCGCGACCGATTTCCTCAACATCAACAACGTCGACCTCGTCTGCGTACAGCACGAGTACGGCATCTTCGGCGGACCGGCGGGCAGCCACATCCTGGCCATGCTGCGCGAGCTGCGCATGCCGGTGGTGACCACGCTGCATACGGTACTGAAACAGCCGGACGAAAATCAGCGGCGTGTTCTTGAGGAAATCGCGCAGCTTTCGGACCGGATCGTGGTGATGACGCGGCGCGGCGTGGAATTCGCCCGCGATATTTACGGCATTCCGGAGGAAAAAATTGACCTGATTCCTCACGGAATTCCGGACATGCCCTTCGTTGATCCGAATTTCCACAAGGATCAATTCGGACTTCAGGGCCGGACGGTGCTGCTGACGTTCGGCCTGCTATCGCCGAACAAGGGCATCGAATATGTCATCCGGGCGCTGCCCGAGGTGCTCAGCCGGTATCCCAACGTCGTCTACGTGGTGCTGGGCGCCACGCATCCGCACGTCCGCCTGCATCACGGGGAGAGCTACCGCTACTCGCTGGAAAGGCTGGCGCGGCAGCTTGGAGTCGAGGACAACGTCGTCTTCCACAATCGCTTCGTCAGCCAGGAAGAGCTGCTGGATTTCATCGGCGCGGCCGACATCTACATCACCCCGTATCTCAATCCGGCGCAGATCACTTCGGGCACGCTCGCCTACTCGGCGGGCGCGGGCAAGGCGGTGATCTCAACGCCCTACTGGCACGCCGAGGAGCTGCTGGCCGACGGCCGCGGCGTGCTGGTGCCCTTCGCCGACCCGCACGCGGTCGCCGCGGCGGTGCTGCGGCTGCTGGACAACGAGGCCGAGCGGCACGCGATGCGGAAACGGGCCTATCTGGCCTGCCGCGACATGATCTGGCCCAACGTGGCGGCCATGTACCTGCGCACGTTCGAGCGCGCGCGGGAGGACCGCAGCCGCAGGCCGCGGCCGGCCTTCACGGCAGTGACGCTGCGGCAGCGGGCGGTGGAGCTGCCGTCGCCCAACCATGCGCATCTGCGGACGCTGACCGGCCCGGCGGGCATCTTCCAGCACGCCATTCACACGGTTCCCAATTATGCGGAAGGCTACACGACGGACGACAACGCGCGGGCGCTCATTCTCAGCGTGCTGCTGGAACGGCGCGGCACGGAGTGGCCCTACGCCCCGCGCTACCTCAGCTTCCTGCACCACGCATTCAACCGCGAGACAGGCCGTTTCCACAACCGGATGAGCTTCGATCACCGCTGGCTGGACGAGGTGGGCTCGGAGGACTGTCACGGGCGTGCGGTGTGGGCGCTGGGCGTCGTGCTCGGCTCAAGCCGCAGGGAGGGACTCCGGGGCGCCGCCGGCCAGTTGCTGGAGCCCGCGCTGCATGCCGTGGAAAAGTTCACAAGCCCCCGTGCGTGGGCGTATGTGCTGCTGGGGCTCAACGAATATCTCCGGCGCTTCCCGGGTGACCGCGCCGCTCAGGCGCTGCGCGAGGAACTGGCCGCAAGGCTGATGCGGCTCTATGAAGCCGTCAGGACGCCGGACTGGCTGTGGTTCGAGGATATCGTCGCCTACTGCAATGCGCGGCTGAGCCAGGCGCTGATCGTCACCGGACGGAGCCTCGAGCGGAAGGACTGGCTGGATGCGGGACTCGAGTCGCTCGAGTGGCTGGTTCGCGTGCAGACCGACGAAGCCGGCCACCTGGTGCCGGTCGGGTCCAACGGGTTCTGGCGCCGCGGCCAGGAGCGGGCGCGCTTCGACCAGCAGCCGGTGGAAGCGCACTGCATGGTCTCGGCATGCCTGGATGCCTGGCGCGCTACCGGCGAGGAGAAGTGGCGCGCCGAGGCGCGCCGCGCCTTCGACTGGTTCCTCGGCCGCAACGACCTCGGCCTGCCGCTCTACGACGCCGCCACCGGCGGCTGCCGGGACGGCCTGCACCCGGACCGCGTCAACCTGAACGAAGGCGCCGAGTCCACGTTGAGTTTTCACTTCGCCCTGGAGGAGATGCACCAGGCAGGAGACCTTATCGGGAACTGA
- a CDS encoding glycosidase has product MTVELNNKHEILFHRYRHNPILRAEDWPYPVNSVFNAGATLLPDGTTLLLCRVEDRSGISHLCAARSRDGITGWEIDPEPTMRPDPANHPEEIWGIEDPRITFVPELNKYAIAYTSYSRGGPGVSLALTEDFRHFERFGVIMPPEDKDAALLPRRIGGHWALIHRPVTTWRGAHMWISYSPDLRHWGSHKLILRAREGAWWDANKIGLSPPPIETERGWLVIYHGVRQTASGALYRLGLALFDLNTPERCLLRSDSWIFGPEEPYERQGDVANVVFPCGYTMRPDGDTLYIYYGGADTCVCLATASVRAMLEWLDRHGRPDTGGYA; this is encoded by the coding sequence ATGACCGTCGAGCTGAACAACAAGCACGAGATCCTGTTCCACCGTTATCGTCACAACCCGATCCTGCGGGCCGAGGACTGGCCCTATCCGGTCAACAGCGTCTTCAACGCGGGCGCCACGCTGCTGCCCGACGGCACGACGCTGCTGTTGTGCCGCGTCGAGGACCGCAGCGGCATCTCCCACCTGTGCGCCGCCCGCTCGCGCGACGGCATCACCGGCTGGGAGATCGACCCGGAGCCGACGATGCGGCCCGACCCGGCGAATCACCCCGAAGAGATCTGGGGCATTGAAGACCCGCGGATCACCTTCGTGCCCGAGCTCAACAAGTACGCCATCGCCTACACGTCGTATTCCAGGGGCGGCCCGGGCGTCTCGCTGGCGCTCACCGAGGATTTCCGCCACTTCGAGCGCTTCGGCGTCATCATGCCGCCCGAGGACAAGGACGCGGCGTTGCTGCCGCGGCGCATCGGCGGCCACTGGGCGCTGATCCACCGCCCGGTGACCACCTGGCGAGGCGCCCACATGTGGATCTCCTACTCGCCCGACCTGCGCCACTGGGGCAGCCACAAGCTGATCCTGCGCGCCCGCGAAGGCGCCTGGTGGGACGCCAACAAGATCGGGCTTTCGCCGCCGCCGATTGAGACCGAGCGCGGCTGGCTCGTCATCTACCACGGCGTGCGGCAGACGGCCAGCGGAGCGCTCTACCGGCTCGGCCTGGCGCTGTTCGACCTCAACACGCCCGAGCGGTGCCTGCTGCGCAGCGACAGCTGGATCTTTGGCCCCGAAGAACCATACGAGCGGCAGGGCGACGTGGCCAACGTCGTCTTCCCGTGCGGCTACACGATGCGGCCCGACGGCGACACGCTGTACATCTATTACGGCGGCGCCGACACCTGCGTGTGCCTGGCAACGGCGAGCGTCCGGGCGATGCTCGAGTGGCTGGACCGCCACGGCCGCCCGGACACCGGCGGCTACGCGTAA
- a CDS encoding Mn transporter encodes MLKRLRRHIAVFFAVIGPGFITAMVDNDAGGIFTYSQAGAKYGYLPLWTLAPITLLLVVTQEMCARMGAVTGKGLSDLIREEFGLRTTFVVMLLLVLTNLTNVMANFAGVASSLELFGITRYITVPAAAVGVWLLVVKGTYERVEKVFLAASSVYICYVISGFLVKPDWTQAAIYSVRPVLMLEPGYLTMLVGMVGTSVAPWMQFYLQAAVVEKGITAREYKESRLEVIVGCVAMTVIAFFIIVACAGAIHDVAPRDIQDATDAALGLKPFGQYAFLLFAIGLFNASLFAACILPLSTAYSVCEGLGFESGVNKGFREAPVFYWLFTLLIVVGGGVILIPGFPLVKMILLSQVINGALLPLVLIYMILLVNKDRLMKKWKNTRFYNFVGWTSVVILIGLTVALVILSLRDLMSA; translated from the coding sequence ATGCTGAAGCGCCTGCGGCGGCACATCGCCGTGTTCTTCGCCGTCATCGGCCCCGGCTTCATCACCGCCATGGTGGACAATGACGCCGGCGGCATCTTCACCTATTCACAGGCCGGCGCCAAATACGGCTACCTGCCGCTGTGGACGCTGGCGCCGATCACGCTGCTGCTGGTGGTCACGCAGGAGATGTGCGCACGCATGGGCGCGGTGACCGGCAAGGGGCTCTCGGACCTGATTCGCGAGGAGTTCGGGCTGCGCACCACGTTCGTCGTGATGCTGCTGCTCGTGCTTACCAACCTGACCAACGTGATGGCCAACTTTGCCGGCGTGGCCAGTTCGCTCGAACTGTTCGGCATCACGCGCTACATCACCGTGCCGGCGGCGGCCGTCGGCGTGTGGCTGCTGGTCGTCAAGGGGACGTATGAACGGGTGGAGAAGGTCTTTCTGGCCGCTTCCTCCGTCTACATCTGTTATGTGATCTCCGGCTTCCTGGTGAAGCCGGACTGGACGCAGGCAGCCATTTACAGCGTGCGTCCTGTGCTGATGCTCGAGCCGGGCTACCTGACGATGCTCGTCGGAATGGTTGGCACGTCGGTGGCGCCGTGGATGCAGTTCTATCTCCAGGCGGCCGTGGTCGAGAAGGGCATCACCGCACGCGAATACAAGGAGAGCCGGCTGGAAGTGATTGTCGGCTGCGTGGCGATGACGGTGATCGCGTTCTTCATCATCGTCGCCTGCGCCGGCGCCATTCACGACGTGGCTCCGCGCGACATCCAGGACGCCACCGACGCCGCGCTCGGCCTGAAGCCCTTTGGCCAGTATGCGTTCCTGCTGTTCGCCATCGGGCTGTTCAATGCCTCGTTATTCGCCGCCTGCATCCTGCCGCTGTCCACGGCGTATTCGGTGTGCGAGGGGCTCGGGTTTGAGTCGGGCGTCAACAAGGGCTTCCGCGAGGCGCCCGTCTTCTACTGGCTGTTCACGCTGCTCATCGTGGTTGGCGGAGGCGTCATCCTGATCCCCGGCTTTCCGCTGGTGAAGATGATCCTGCTCAGCCAGGTGATCAACGGCGCGCTGCTGCCGCTGGTGCTGATCTACATGATCCTGCTGGTCAACAAGGACCGGCTGATGAAGAAGTGGAAGAACACGCGCTTCTACAACTTCGTCGGCTGGACAAGCGTGGTGATCCTGATCGGCCTCACCGTGGCGCTGGTCATTCTCAGCCTGCGCGACCTGATGAGCGCGTGA
- a CDS encoding membrane protein: MAEEILYLTELLGLKVYDLRRRPLGRVRDAVLVPRLHPVRVDRYLVAGGGGYVWLYVRHDQVARITLDGIYLSDELLVPYHADEYALRLVRDVLDQQIIDARGRKVVRVTDITFEIRQEAGHDVLHVLEVDIGMRAVLRRLLQGWVPRRWIRKLQRRVPPNSIRWELCNIVEPDPQRRLRLNISMEPLEQMHPADLADIVEELSPEDREAIIEAIDTEVAAEALSEMDPETQAQIIESLDAGKAADILEEMAPDEAADVLGELEEETSEEILEEMESAPKAEVEELLEYDENTAGGLMNTEFIAVHEDATVADAVEALRQRQDLVDSINTVFIIDSDDRLRAALPVGRLFLAKPSAKVTELVREDDEVIRTNTGAPASRVLELFDKYNLLTLPVVDEEERLAGVITADDIISVLRGR, from the coding sequence ATGGCCGAGGAAATCCTGTATCTCACCGAGCTGCTTGGGCTGAAGGTCTATGACCTGAGACGCCGACCCCTGGGCCGCGTCCGGGACGCCGTCCTGGTTCCCCGCCTGCATCCGGTCCGCGTGGACCGCTATCTGGTGGCCGGTGGCGGCGGCTATGTCTGGCTGTACGTGCGCCACGACCAGGTGGCGCGCATCACGCTGGACGGGATCTATCTCTCCGACGAACTGCTGGTTCCCTACCATGCCGACGAATACGCGCTGCGGCTGGTGCGCGATGTGCTCGACCAGCAGATCATCGACGCGCGCGGGCGCAAGGTGGTCCGCGTCACTGACATTACGTTTGAGATCCGCCAGGAAGCGGGCCACGACGTGCTCCACGTGCTCGAAGTGGACATCGGCATGCGGGCGGTGCTGCGGCGGCTGCTCCAGGGCTGGGTGCCGAGGCGCTGGATCCGGAAGCTTCAGCGGCGCGTGCCGCCCAACTCGATCCGCTGGGAGCTGTGCAACATCGTCGAGCCCGATCCGCAACGCCGCCTGCGGCTCAACATCTCGATGGAGCCGCTCGAACAGATGCACCCGGCCGACCTGGCCGACATCGTCGAGGAGCTCAGCCCCGAGGACCGCGAAGCCATCATCGAAGCCATCGACACCGAGGTGGCCGCCGAGGCGCTCTCGGAGATGGATCCGGAGACACAGGCCCAGATCATCGAGTCGCTCGATGCGGGCAAGGCTGCCGACATTCTGGAAGAGATGGCGCCGGACGAGGCCGCCGATGTGCTGGGCGAACTGGAAGAGGAGACCAGCGAAGAGATCCTCGAAGAGATGGAGAGCGCGCCGAAGGCGGAAGTCGAAGAGCTGCTCGAATATGACGAGAACACCGCGGGAGGCCTGATGAACACCGAATTCATCGCCGTGCACGAGGACGCCACCGTCGCCGACGCCGTCGAAGCGCTTCGCCAGCGCCAGGACCTGGTGGATTCGATCAATACGGTGTTCATCATCGATTCCGACGACCGCCTCCGCGCCGCTCTGCCCGTCGGGCGTCTGTTCCTGGCAAAGCCTTCGGCGAAGGTCACCGAGCTGGTTCGCGAGGATGATGAGGTGATCCGGACGAACACCGGCGCCCCGGCTTCCCGCGTGCTCGAACTGTTCGACAAATACAACCTGCTCACGCTGCCCGTCGTCGACGAGGAGGAGCGGCTGGCCGGCGTGATCACCGCCGATGACATCATTTCCGTGCTGAGGGGCCGGTAA
- a CDS encoding radical SAM protein: MDPTRREFAASMGAALAAPAPAFEPAYLRLARTGELDARVQALREIYRACRLCPRQCGVNRLKGELGVCALPARAKVYSAHAHFGEEPPLVGSRGSGTVFFSRCNLLCVFCQNWEINHRGDGSFCSDEELGRIFLSVQNMGCHNLNLVTPTHLLPNIVAALRHAVSRGFRLPIVYNCGGYESLEAVRLLDGIVDIYLPDFKYTDGQVAARLSSGAADYPERAAEAIAEMHRQVGVLQLDERGIARRGLLIRHLVLPENLAGTDRFVRWVAEKLSPDTWVNIMAQYRPEYKARHYPPLDRRITWAEHRRALAWAREAGLKNVLS, translated from the coding sequence ATGGATCCAACCCGCCGCGAGTTCGCCGCGAGCATGGGCGCGGCGCTGGCCGCCCCGGCGCCGGCTTTCGAGCCTGCTTACCTGCGCCTGGCGCGCACCGGCGAGCTGGACGCGCGCGTCCAGGCGTTGCGCGAGATCTACCGCGCGTGCCGGCTCTGTCCGCGCCAGTGCGGCGTGAACCGGCTGAAAGGCGAGCTCGGCGTCTGCGCCCTGCCGGCGCGCGCCAAGGTCTATTCGGCGCACGCGCATTTCGGGGAGGAGCCGCCGCTGGTGGGCAGCCGCGGCTCCGGCACCGTGTTCTTTTCGCGCTGCAACCTGCTGTGCGTCTTCTGCCAGAACTGGGAGATCAATCACCGCGGCGACGGCTCGTTCTGCTCTGATGAGGAGCTGGGGCGGATTTTTCTTTCAGTGCAGAACATGGGCTGCCACAACCTGAACCTGGTCACGCCCACGCATCTGCTGCCAAACATTGTCGCCGCGCTGCGGCACGCCGTGAGCCGCGGGTTCCGCCTGCCCATCGTGTACAACTGCGGCGGCTATGAGTCGCTCGAAGCCGTGCGGCTGCTGGATGGCATCGTCGACATTTACCTGCCGGACTTCAAGTACACGGACGGGCAGGTAGCGGCGCGGCTCAGCTCGGGCGCAGCCGACTATCCAGAACGCGCCGCCGAGGCCATCGCCGAGATGCACCGTCAGGTGGGCGTCCTGCAACTGGACGAACGCGGCATCGCACGGCGCGGTCTGCTCATCCGCCACCTGGTGCTGCCGGAGAATCTGGCGGGCACGGACCGCTTTGTGAGATGGGTGGCGGAGAAGCTCTCGCCGGATACGTGGGTCAACATCATGGCGCAGTACCGGCCCGAGTACAAGGCGCGCCACTACCCGCCGCTGGACCGCCGCATCACCTGGGCCGAACACCGGCGCGCGCTGGCCTGGGCGCGCGAGGCCGGCCTGAAGAACGTGCTTTCGTGA